A window of the Mucilaginibacter sp. cycad4 genome harbors these coding sequences:
- a CDS encoding DNA adenine methylase — protein sequence MDTVIEDVAKMKKVNAPFGYFGSKNKIALQLCTHLPPHNCWVEAFCGSAALTLRKKPAPIEVINDFDHQIVNFFKQLRDNSAALCEQIELTPYAEQELIDARSVIEGLSDLEKARRFLVQSMMAINGVFGEERGGFSYSDSYSRNGHDARVNRWNNLPERLKLVVKRLKDVRIENKDAIKILNKYINRPATLVYLDPPYLGKRTNGYNKDANDESFHKKLLTLANKAKCMIFISGYESELYNSLLTDQNGWQRKTITTTTKGVTGKSFNRLEVLWMNHHFVDALKNNEVPIILTDKERLQGKVNPERF from the coding sequence ATGGATACTGTAATTGAGGATGTTGCCAAAATGAAAAAAGTAAATGCACCGTTTGGATATTTTGGCTCGAAAAATAAAATTGCTTTGCAACTGTGCACGCATCTCCCCCCCCATAATTGTTGGGTGGAAGCATTTTGTGGCTCCGCTGCTTTAACTTTAAGAAAAAAGCCCGCTCCCATAGAAGTTATAAACGACTTCGACCATCAGATCGTCAACTTTTTTAAACAACTAAGGGACAACAGCGCTGCTTTATGTGAGCAAATCGAACTAACACCCTATGCTGAACAGGAGTTAATTGATGCCAGATCCGTAATAGAGGGATTAAGCGACCTTGAAAAAGCAAGGAGATTCTTGGTGCAGTCAATGATGGCTATAAATGGCGTTTTTGGTGAGGAACGTGGTGGGTTTTCCTATTCGGATTCTTATTCAAGAAATGGACATGACGCCCGGGTTAACCGCTGGAACAATTTACCGGAAAGGCTCAAATTGGTAGTAAAAAGGTTAAAGGACGTTCGGATTGAAAATAAGGATGCGATTAAAATACTCAATAAATACATCAATCGCCCGGCAACACTTGTGTATTTGGATCCTCCATATTTAGGGAAAAGAACCAATGGATATAATAAAGATGCGAACGATGAATCATTTCATAAGAAACTTTTAACTCTGGCAAATAAGGCCAAATGTATGATCTTCATAAGTGGATATGAAAGTGAATTATATAATTCATTGTTAACCGATCAAAATGGGTGGCAGCGAAAAACTATTACTACAACAACAAAAGGCGTTACTGGAAAAAGCTTTAATCGATTAGAAGTGTTGTGGATGAATCACCATTTTGTCGATGCTTTAAAAAATAACGAGGTGCCCATTATCTTGACTGACAAAGAACGTCTTCAAGGAAAAGTAAATCCCGAACGATTTTAG